In the genome of Planctomycetota bacterium, one region contains:
- a CDS encoding PEP-CTERM sorting domain-containing protein — translation MCPLNPDHGSVKNNHKGDSEMRTDILSARSWTLSRATSRWSVRVAAGAAMLCSAAVGYAAPYTWTGAGTNGLWTNGANWTGGGLPTSGTNGVFYSGSTRLSGTVGGTYTLDKLQFNSTATGSFVINGLNGPTINMQGDIVNQSGQRQTIGGFANKDRVNINYGTASGTRLIDVGTGTIALNAIIASSHGTTIEKKGTGTLDFGVALPNAQAFTGTLALTEGTTNLIAALPGSIAASNGTILNLNPTAGSNFTVGSLTNSGTTVVIGTTSVSGRSALASNGTVKFSTANDDVSRLTFLATVDLGGALFVDVTQTYPDATLEAPQLFDLFTFAGDPPTNGSFSTVTAAYGGQTLSFATDPMDSSIWISTTAPDGRYMVFSQTTGDLVVVPEPSTVVFAGIGGALAGWHLMKQRRARQRSRRAAIDSVTLAPLAGVRG, via the coding sequence ATGTGTCCGTTGAACCCGGATCATGGCTCGGTCAAGAACAACCACAAGGGAGACAGCGAGATGCGTACGGACATTCTTTCAGCAAGGAGTTGGACCTTGAGTCGTGCTACCAGCCGGTGGTCGGTGCGAGTAGCTGCAGGCGCCGCGATGCTCTGCAGTGCAGCCGTCGGCTACGCCGCCCCCTACACCTGGACCGGCGCTGGCACCAACGGTCTGTGGACGAACGGAGCGAACTGGACCGGTGGCGGCCTGCCCACGAGCGGCACAAACGGGGTTTTCTATTCTGGGAGCACGAGATTGTCCGGTACGGTCGGCGGCACCTACACGCTCGACAAGCTGCAGTTCAATTCGACGGCGACCGGATCGTTCGTGATCAACGGCCTCAATGGTCCCACGATCAACATGCAGGGTGATATCGTCAATCAGTCCGGTCAGCGGCAGACGATCGGTGGGTTTGCGAATAAAGACCGTGTGAACATCAACTACGGCACGGCATCGGGCACCCGCTTGATTGACGTCGGTACCGGCACGATCGCGCTCAACGCGATCATCGCCTCGAGTCACGGAACGACGATCGAGAAGAAGGGCACGGGCACGCTCGACTTCGGTGTGGCGCTTCCAAACGCACAGGCATTCACCGGGACGCTCGCACTGACTGAGGGGACGACGAATCTTATCGCCGCCTTGCCTGGTTCCATCGCTGCGTCGAATGGGACTATTCTGAACCTCAATCCCACGGCGGGATCGAACTTCACTGTTGGATCATTGACCAACAGCGGTACGACGGTCGTCATCGGAACCACGTCCGTTTCCGGCCGTTCGGCCCTGGCGAGCAATGGGACCGTGAAGTTCTCGACGGCCAACGATGACGTCAGTCGGCTGACGTTCCTTGCCACCGTGGATCTCGGCGGGGCGTTGTTCGTCGACGTCACGCAGACCTACCCGGACGCGACCCTCGAAGCTCCGCAGCTGTTCGACCTGTTCACTTTCGCGGGCGATCCACCGACGAACGGGAGCTTCTCGACCGTGACGGCTGCTTACGGCGGCCAGACCCTGTCGTTCGCGACGGATCCGATGGACTCGAGCATCTGGATCAGCACGACGGCTCCGGATGGCCGCTACATGGTCTTCAGCCAGACGACTGGAGACCTCGTCGTGGTTCCCGAGCCCTCCACGGTGGTGTTCGCCGGGATCGGAGGTGCGTTGGCCGGCTGGCACCTGATGAAGCAGCGTCGGGCGCGCCAGCGCTCCCGGAGGGCTGCAATCGATTCGGTTACCTTGGCGCCGCTGGCGGGTGTCCGTGGGTGA
- a CDS encoding DUF2237 domain-containing protein — MIDFDPAVRPAPKPRERNVLGGALATCSRAPLTGFHRDGCCRTGPQDTGLHTVCAVMTDEFLAFTVAAGNDLVTPRPEWQFPGLKPGDRWCLCAARWLEAATAGKAPPVVLEATHERALAVAPLPLLERHAYQSG; from the coding sequence ATGATCGACTTCGACCCTGCCGTTCGACCTGCTCCGAAACCCCGCGAGCGCAACGTCCTCGGCGGGGCGTTGGCCACCTGCTCCCGCGCGCCGCTGACCGGGTTCCACCGTGACGGCTGCTGCCGGACAGGGCCGCAGGACACCGGCCTGCACACGGTGTGCGCGGTGATGACCGACGAGTTCCTCGCCTTCACCGTCGCCGCCGGGAACGATCTGGTGACACCGCGGCCGGAATGGCAGTTTCCGGGGTTGAAGCCGGGCGACCGCTGGTGTCTCTGCGCCGCCCGCTGGCTGGAGGCAGCCACCGCCGGAAAGGCACCCCCGGTGGTTCTGGAGGCGACCCATGAGCGGGCCCTTGCGGTGGCGCCGCTTCCGCTCCTCGAGCGCCATGCCTACCAGTCAGGCTGA
- a CDS encoding tRNA-(ms[2]io[6]A)-hydroxylase, whose amino-acid sequence MLSLQSPTCTRWLSQVDDGLDEILVDHAHCEKKAAGVAMNLLFAYVDHVELAREMSAIVTEELDHFHQVLALLERRGIPFRRLAPASYGRRLHELVRRAEPGRALDRLLVAGLIEARSCERFSLLAEHVADAGLRGFYRGLFESEARHHATYVRLACQRAPEEIVRSRLAELAAAEAEIIARGDPVPRMHS is encoded by the coding sequence ATGCTGTCCCTCCAGTCGCCGACATGCACACGCTGGCTCTCCCAGGTCGACGACGGTCTCGACGAGATCCTCGTCGACCACGCGCACTGCGAGAAGAAAGCGGCCGGAGTGGCGATGAACCTGCTGTTCGCCTACGTCGACCACGTCGAGTTGGCGCGGGAGATGTCGGCGATCGTCACCGAGGAGCTCGACCATTTCCACCAGGTGCTCGCCCTCCTCGAACGCCGCGGCATACCCTTCCGCCGGCTCGCACCGGCCAGCTACGGTCGCCGGCTGCATGAGCTCGTCCGGCGTGCCGAACCGGGCCGGGCGCTCGACCGGCTCCTCGTCGCCGGCCTGATCGAAGCCCGGAGCTGCGAGCGGTTTTCGCTGTTGGCCGAGCACGTCGCCGACGCCGGGCTGCGCGGCTTCTACCGAGGGCTGTTCGAGTCGGAGGCACGGCACCATGCGACCTACGTTCGCCTCGCCTGCCAGCGGGCACCGGAGGAAATCGTCCGCTCGCGCCTCGCGGAGCTTGCCGCCGCCGAGGCGGAGATCATCGCCCGCGGGGATCCGGTGCCGCGGATGCACAGCTGA